One segment of Theobroma cacao cultivar B97-61/B2 chromosome 9, Criollo_cocoa_genome_V2, whole genome shotgun sequence DNA contains the following:
- the LOC18590137 gene encoding uncharacterized protein LOC18590137, giving the protein MAKSFNEVQRQKRAQRADRKRAIHGDAATKKLKNKSQPLSISGKRQRKLLKKWRREQKKVIEKGLVTMEDVEMVAAEGASQDAGTSQVANKVPTKFHMKKNLKLKRIKRKGKAKGPKQAIEASLDAMVE; this is encoded by the exons atggcGAAAAGTTTCAACGAAGTTCAGAGGCAGAAGAGAGCACAAAGGGCAGACAGAAAAAGAGCAATCCATGGAGACGCCGCAACTAAGAAGCTTAAGAACAAATCCCAACCACTCTCCATCTCTGGCAAACGTCAGCGCAAGCTTCTCAAGAAATGGCGCAGG GAGCAAAAGAAGGTTATCGAAAAGGGTTTGGTGACTATGGAAGATGTGGAAATGGTGGCTGCTGAAG GTGCATCTCAAGATGCAGGCACATCCCAAGTTGCCAACAAAGTGCCAACAAAATTTCAcatgaagaagaatttgaagctCAAACGCATAAAGCGAAAAG GAAAAGCCAAGGGTCCTAAGCAAGCCATTGAAGCTTCACTAGATGCCATGGTAGAATAG
- the LOC18590136 gene encoding probable NADH dehydrogenase [ubiquinone] 1 alpha subcomplex subunit 12, whose product MASTVVKSALQAIREKGLRTFLRELKEDGYTKCIFDGNLLQTKIHNIGATLVGVDKFGNKYYEKLGDTQCGRHRWVEYAKKDRYDASQVPPEWHGWLHCITDHTGDELLMLKPKRYGVEHKENLSGKGNEFIYHSKGHALNPGQRDWTRYQPWQPTKAE is encoded by the exons ATGGCATCGACGGTGGTGAAGAGCGCGTTGCAGGCGATCCGAGAGAAAGGTCTCCGCACTTTCTTAAGGGAGCTCAAGGAAGATGGCTACAC GAAGTGCATCTTCGACGGAAACCTTCT GCAAACCAAAATCCACAACATAGGGGCAACACTTGTGGGTGTTGATAAATTCGGCAATAAGTATTATGAGAAACTTGGGGACACACAATGTG GAAGACATAGGTGGGTTGAATATGCAAAGAAGGATCGTTATGATGCTTCTCAGGTACCACCAGAATGGCATGGTTGGCTTCACTGCATAACTGATCACACAGGAGATGAG CTTTTGATGCTAAAGCCTAAGAGGTATGGGGTTGAGCACAAGGAAAACTTATCTGGCAAGGGTAATGAGTTTATCTACCATTCTAAAGGACATGCACTTAATCCTGGTCAGAGAGACTGGACAAGGTACCAACCATGGCAGCCCACCAAGGCTGAGTAA